From Plasmodium yoelii strain 17X genome assembly, chromosome: 11, a single genomic window includes:
- a CDS encoding PIR protein: MNKQMCKILISTSNSFSNNLDKDRKYQFNMNEGIFSNYCTSNNCSTNHEKINAGCLYLLDAFFKDSKLFETVAKSNINVVEYIMIWLSKILKLIEPSENESLKFFYDIYIQNDGRYKNTINTIEGCNNYKDLIDKKKMKDMKIKDISKLYDAFYSLCMMYIEFDEENPKCNKYLTDANNFVEKYKKLKADSSIIEKSSYIQLLSTLLTDYNNFINKYSVNCPNSSFPTIEKAEKFVGSIEQISEVASSNSSIGNKLFIVLSIFGAIAFFLGISYKYSLFGFRKRFQKQKLREKLKNIKKRMNH; the protein is encoded by the exons ATGAATAAGCAaatg tgtaaaaTACTCATTTCTACAAGTAACTCGTTTTCCAATAATTTGGATAAGGATAGAAAATATCAATTTAATATGAATGAAGGAATTTTTAGTAATTATTGTACTAGTAACAATTGTAGTACTAATCacgaaaaaattaatgctggatgtttatatttgcttGATGCATTCTTTAAGGATTCTAAATTGTTTGAGACTGTTGCAAAAAGTAACATAAATGTTGTTgaatacattatgatatggttaagtaaaatattaaaactaATTGAACCTAGTGAAAACGAGAGtctaaaatttttttatgatatatatatacagaaTGATGGTAGGTATAAAAATACTATAAACACAATTGAAGGTTGTAATAattataaggatcttatagataaaaaaaaaatgaaggaTATGaaaattaaagatatatctaaattatatgatgcattttattcATTATGTATGATGTATATTGAATTTGATGAAGAAAATCCAAAATGCAATAAATATTTGACAGATGCCAATAAttttgttgaaaaatataaaaaacttaAGGCAGATTCTAGTATTATTGAAAAGAGTTCATATATTCAACTATTATCTACTTTATTaactgattataataattttataaataaatatagtgTTAATTGTCCCAATTCATCCTTCCCAACGATAGAAAAAGCAGAAAAATTTGTAGGAAGTATTGAACAAATTTCTGAAGTTGCATCATCAAATTCGTCTATaggaaacaaattatttatagttttatcgatatttggtgcaatagcattttttttgggaatttcttataag tattcgttatttggatttcggaaacgatttcaaaaacaaaaattaagagaaaaactaaaaaatataaagaagagaatgaatcattaa
- a CDS encoding PIR protein, with product MYHSLCKTFGTLRIFYPDELEKSTNHDFHDLESIKDYCPNGDSENKCETDLDKIKAGFLFLFEEIIVNNINFLSKEQSKGFIIYIMIWLNYMLNLKNVNNINNINGFYTKYIESNTNFTNCNKGGKDCNSILKDKTGYNNFKEFIEANEYLLNIKFEDPSKVYDSFKLLCNMFYGVNAANPDSEEYLRIANQFVEKYKELNGDSDITEDSPYYQVLSTLSNDYNNIKNECRDCQYSNFPTLPTYSRRSVIKNTLISIAFIFASVSIFLGIAYKYSLFGFRKRFQKQKLREKIKNIKKKMNH from the exons aTGTATCATAGCCtg tgtaaaaCTTTTGGTACATTACGGATATTTTATCCCGACGAATTAGAAAAATCTACAAACCACGATTTTCATGATTTAGAGAGTATTAAGGATTATTGCCCTAATGGAGATTCAGAAAATAAATGTGAGACTGatctcgataaaattaaggctggatttttatttttattcgaagaaattattgttaataatattaattttttaagtaaAGAACAGAGTAAAgggtttattatatatattatgatatggttaaattatatgttaaacctaaagAATGTTAATAACATCAACAACATAAATGGTTTTTAtactaaatatatagaaagtAATACGAATTTTACTAATTGTAATAAAGGTGGTAAAGATTGTAATAGtatattaaaagataaaacgggatataataattttaaggaGTTCATAGAAGCAAACGAATATTTGTTGAATATTAAATTTGAAGATCCTTCTAAAGTTTATgattcatttaaattattatgtaatatgTTTTATGGAGTTAATGCAGCCAATCCAGATTCCGAGGAATATTTAAGAATAGCTAATcaatttgttgaaaaatataaagagcTTAATGGAGATTCTGATATTACTGAAGATAGTCCCTATTATCAAgtattgtctacattatcaaatgattacaataatattaaaaatgaatgtAGAGATTGTCAATATAGTAATTTTCCAACCCTCCCAACATATTCACGAAGATCAGTAATAAAAAACACACTAATTTCAAttgcatttatatttgctTCAGTATCAATTTTCTTGGGTAttgcttataag tattcgttatttggatttcggaaacgatttcaaaaacaaaaattaagagaaaaaataaaaaatataaagaagaaaatgaatcattaa
- a CDS encoding fam-c protein: MNKRIFSLVCIVLYSLLSVSVHCSEQKVSVVGYTSDIGTKETNQSNEKNDIESTRETQLKNNNPKYDADD, from the exons atgaataaaagGATATTTAGTTTAGTTTGTATCGTCTTATATTCCCTTTTGTCTGTGTCAGTACATTGCTCCGAACAGAAA GTATCTGTTGTAGGATATACAAGTGATATAGGTACTAAAGAAACAAACCAAAgtaacgaaaaaaatgatatagaaTCTACACGAGAAACACAATTAAAGAATAACAATCCTAAATATGATGCAGATGATTGA